From Plectropomus leopardus isolate mb chromosome 17, YSFRI_Pleo_2.0, whole genome shotgun sequence, a single genomic window includes:
- the mmd gene encoding monocyte to macrophage differentiation factor produces MKRVNSFQRFMNRRASANCRYQPTCYEHAANCYTHALLIVPAFVGMAFLHRLSDNGWERITAWVYGMGLCALFLVSTVFHIITWKKSHMRSMEHCFHMCDRVVIYFFIAASYTPWLNLRELGPLAAHMRWFVWLMAAAGTIYVFNYHEKYKLVELAFYLMMGFFPASVVTSMNNTDGLQELACGGLIYCLGVFFFKSDGVIPFAHAIWHVFVALAAAVHYYAIWKYLYRAPSADTLQS; encoded by the exons ATGAAGAGAGTGAACAGCTTCCAGAG GTTCATGAACAGACGGGCCTCTGCTAACTGCCGCTATCAGCCCACCTGCTATGAGCATGCTGCAAACTGCTACACCCATGCA CTCCTCATCGTGCCAGCCTTTGTGGGCATGGCGTTTCTGCATCGTCTGTCCGACAACGGCTGGGAGAGGATCACCGCCTGGGTGTACGGCATGGGCCTGTGTGCCCTCTTCCTGGTCTCCACTGTGTTTCATATCATCACCTGGAAGAAAAGCCACATGAG gtCTATGGAACATTGTTTCCACATGTGCGACAGAGTGgtcatttatttcttcattGCTGCCTCCTACACACCTTG GTTGAACCTACGTGAGTTGGGCCCACTAGCTGCACACATGCGCTGGTTTGTGTGGCTCATGGCTGCTGCTGGAACCATATATGTCTTCAATTATCATGAAAA GTATAAACTTGTTGAGCTGGCCTTCTATTTGATGATGGGTTTTTTCCCCGCATCAGTCGTGACATCAATG AACAACACAGACGGCCTTCAGGAGCTGGCCTGCGGCGGACTCATCTACTGCCTcggtgtgtttttcttcaagaGCGACGGCGTCATCCCCTTCGCCCACGCTATCTGGCACGTGTTTGTGGCGCTGGCCGCGGCCGTGCACTACTACGCCATCTGGAAATACCTCTACAGGGCCCCCAGCGCAGACACCCTCCAGTCATGA